The window CTCATGGATACACATatgcatacacatatatatatatttgtgtgtgtgcttgtgtttaatatttgaaataaataaaaggagaaaaaaacTTCAAAGTTGATTAGGTAAGATTTTTAATATGTCAAAAATATGTACAAGATAACTCTCTGTAACAAACCATAACAACTTCTCTGTTTTCAACACACTTTGTCTTTCGGAACGCTAGGGCGGCGTTATTAACACGCGtacaaaaacagaagaaaaaatcaacaacaactaGAAAACTTTGTTACCATAGCAACCATCACTTATTTCTCTGCTTGGCTAATAACAACGTCATCAACGATGTttgtgttagtttgtttttaaaacgaaataaaatataagGCAATATAAACTACTATTTCAAAATCtcagttgtgtatatatatatatgcaatctACAGAACATTGTGTGAAATATGAGATCAACTAACGTTTAACCATATTTACATCATGAGAAACAACCCTCCAAGAAACaagtgtaatatattataataactataataagaatattttgaaatagtttaaacATCAAAACGACACTAAACTAAATCTTACATTATGTCGCTGCCGTAGAAAAAATTTGAGAAAGTTTGTTTATAACCTTAAGCCTaaacatataatgttatttaaccgTTCACTCTCTCTCGACCGAGTCGTTTGAAGACTCTCTTTGATGTTCTGCTGTTATGAAAGTTTGTTGTGTAACAAAACTTCACAACaagctatccgtgctctgcctaccacgaggaatcgaactctggattttagtgttCTATATTcgataaacttaccgctgactaTTGAGGGGCCCGTcacacaatttttgtttgtttcggcGTACAGccatacaataggctatctgcgttGTGTAAACCGCGagaaatcgaacctcggattttagtaCGTATATTTACCGTtgaatggtaattaactgtatgtaGAATAGTACAGCGCATGAGTGCAATAATATTAtacttgatttgtttattttattataacacataTTCTACCCGTCCAGGCAACAATAACTCAAGAAAATGCTTTGATAAATGGccagttttatttacaaaattcgtTTTTATTGTCACCAGGAGGTAATAATATTCAACAAGTCAAGCCTACAGCATTGCActtgttgtgatttttttccatttttccaACTAGAACTGTAATTCTCTCTCCAAAAATATAGGCTCGAATTTCGACGACTTCGCATGGAGATCCCTAACTTAAGGTAAAGGTAAGGGAAAACGAGCTCTTTTAGTTAAAGGGTATTTTGACCCAGTCGGAGACAATAGCAACACACACCCTGTTATTAGTTACTTTAAAAGTACATTGCCAAGAAACAACAACGGAGGTCTGAATACGTTCTATTAAAGAGAGTTTAAAGACGCGAATAAAAAAAAGTTGCATGATAATCACAACCAACATAAGGGTTGCGTTAGAACGGGATGTGTCAGAACTGCATTTTGACATTGTATGGCGCTAATAGACAGTGTATGTCACCCAAAATTGATCGCTCTTGGGAATGATACATAACTTTCCTTTCCCTATTCTTAGATTTAGATCATAAAGATATGTACAAATCTTGGACTTAATAACATTgggaagtaaataaaaatacgtGTACTTGAGGCACTAGATCCATGGAGAAAAAGACCTAAAAAAAATTGCAATCCATCTCAAGTAAGCAAGTGCGAAGAATTTTATTATATGAGATCTACGGCAAAAGAATTTCCCCGAGCAACAGTACACAATTTAATTAATAAGGATATTCGTATGTAAAAGCGACACAAATTACGTTAAATAAACTGTTTCAACGACATGTTTAACCATTGCATACCTCATGCAGGTTAATAATGAAACGGATATTCATACAATTACATTCGAAAGCGTATCAAGTCGCTTGATGCAGCGACTGAGAGTGTTTGTGCGATTGAACTATTAAAACCAGCGCTAGGAAATCTTTGTTCTCGTATACTAGATGGCTTATGGAAAACCTACCGGAAGAAGGGATGCGCTTCGAATATGACAGTTTTACGAAAGAGCTTTTTGCATCGAAACTGAACAAGCTTGTTATACTAAAGACATACTATCGTCAGGTAGAACAAGTCCGGACGTGGTAACCTGAACTGTAACGACGTGACGgtgctccaaaatcgttttaatatgacACAATCAACTTCTGTACTAGTGAAGGTAAAACCTTATAAGTTAAGCCTATAAATGCATTAATATGGAAGACCTTTGTATTTCTTCCCGTTCATTAtcatcataactttaaaaaaaaataatatttgttatcttCACCAATTTgatcttttaaactggattattttaacaaacaatgtCATATTTAGGTACAGAAATTTGGGTTATTTATTTCTGATCTATCAAagtcatttttataattaaaaataaatagttaatatatGTTGTCTAATTCCAAACAGATTACTATTCTATTAATTGAAACTTTGTTCTAACTGttagaaagttataaaaaaaaatcacaaaaacaacaacaaacaatcaacCGTCTGGTGCGAACAAAGTgtttaacacatttttgtttacttCTGATATTCGGGCAAAGCTAGAACTATTTGGTGCTGGTAAATTATAGGGACGTAGAATATTTAACTGTCCCACTACTAAATCTTAAACtactttattcaaataatggaacATGACCATTGCTCTTATAACTCACGCACGGTTCTAAAGTGCGGAATATGATTTAGTGGCAACGGGATGTGAACTATGGACCCTAAGATTAACAATTCAGCATGCTTGCAGCAAGGCTACACCCTCTAAAAGCTCTTTTACAAAAGGGTTAAACgtatacaaaaattaaagaacatgttttgtttgttgcaAAGTgtattacgatttttttttcatacttttgaaatatatattaccaGCCCatcaaaaaaaaatcacatttttgaaaagtatttaCGATCGTCTACTAATAAAAGTGATTCAGGTACTGTGCATTATTTAACCCTCGTCTGAAACCACGCTAACTTCTCACATCACGATACATTTCCcttttagtttttctttcctGAACTGAGAACGAGTTTTCTTGGAGTCCAGATGAAGACTCATTGACCTTCTCTTCTCCATGTTCAAGAGTTCCTGAAAAAGTTCCTTCACGTTGTAATTCGTTTTGGCTGATGTTTCCATGAAGCCACACCCCCAACGACGAGCCTGCTCTTGCCCTTGTTGGCTGTCCACCTCTCTGGCTTCACTTTCGTCGCATTTGTTGCCAACCAGCATCTGCGGGATCCCCTCCAAATCACCTTTGACCTCTTTAATAACGTCAAATATAGCCTTTAGTTCCTCAAGGCTCTGTCTGCTTGTAACAGAGTACACCATAATAAAAGCGTGACCCTTGGAAATATTAAGGCGTTGCATAGCTGGAAACTGGTGGCTTCCCGTAGTGTCGGTTATCTGAAGTGTACATATGTTCTTATTGCAACTGATCACCTGGAAAGAAAAGAACGTAtcgatagaaaaattaaaaattctagaACGtttgttttcaagagaaaaaatcactaaaacaagaaataccccttgtcataaagttttaataaatatccaCCTCTGGTAGCTTACACCGTTTGTGTATTAGTTATTTACGTCAGAACCAGAATAATGTATTCGTTGTAGTTGGCATTTCTCCAGTTGCTTCATGAAAGTCAGAATATATAATGCCTTACAATTTGTCAAAACGAAAACTCTAGGTGTCACTCTAAGTTGTGTGGATTTAATTAATGAAAAGGAAAAGAGAAAAAACCGCAATGTGTGTGTGGGGGAGGGGTATCGTCGAGATTAGAAAACTTTCCTAATAGTTGAATGAAGCATTGATGAGCTTAGATAAGTATGTTTACTGGAGGAACGTGTTTGACAAATACGTTTCAATAATCTTTATCGCTCCAATAACgcattcatttattttgtaaaataaacatccAGAAGAAACAAAGGTCTGCGTAAACTCAGTTGTGCCCACTCTCTTTATCGGACGCATGCACCACACAAAACCTAACGTATTGTATAGCGGCGAAATGTAAAGGCTGGATttttcggtttggtttgtttggaatttcgtgtaaagctacacgaaggctatctgcattagccattcctaatttagcagtgtaagactaagagaagtaagctagtcatcaccacccaccgccaactcttgggctagttaaatataactgaaaaaagtttgttttgttaggTTCAAGACAGctgaaaaaaacacacttaatttttgttacattaagAAGTGTTTTTCGCTAAAGAACTGTTTAAGGAAACCATATTAACCGGCAGTAACTGGCATCggaaatacttgtttttttagCGTTACACAACTAATGCAAACTTTGTGCATAACTACAAAAAAGGGCCTATCCGCGCatagctgcccctaattttgaTAACATAGGGAAAACAACGGGACACCAGTATTTACCGCCAACTAGTCACATCTGATATAATAGTGGGATTTGTAGAAAGCActaagtttatttcttatttaataagtTAAGACACTACTCGGGCAACAGTCTGTGCTATACTGGTCGCAAAGATTGAACCCAAAAGTTTAGTTATAGTTAAGCCCTCGAGGCTATTTTAGAAGGAAAAAAAGTATTGAGTTAACGGAAAAGAAACACTTGAGTGAAAACAAACAACG of the Tachypleus tridentatus isolate NWPU-2018 chromosome 13, ASM421037v1, whole genome shotgun sequence genome contains:
- the LOC143238183 gene encoding GTP-binding protein Di-Ras2-like; the protein is MPEQSNDYRVVVFGAGGVGKSSLVLRFIRGTFRESYIPTIEDTYRQVISCNKNICTLQITDTTGSHQFPAMQRLNISKGHAFIMVYSVTSRQSLEELKAIFDVIKEVKGDLEGIPQMLVGNKCDESEAREVDSQQGQEQARRWGCGFMETSAKTNYNVKELFQELLNMEKRRSMSLHLDSKKTRSQFRKEKLKGKCIVM